One Oryza glaberrima chromosome 10, OglaRS2, whole genome shotgun sequence DNA segment encodes these proteins:
- the LOC127786101 gene encoding disease resistance protein RGA5-like, with protein sequence MADKCWMKEVRELSYDIEDFLDEIALAADAMLIAGKVSEFRERAQEASQRRRRTRYGLCHPTSRRSSRRRCSSSSTRRPPPRFGADVDVAAADEVARWVANDDGEEERGLKVAGVVGAGGTGKTALAGEVYRRLGGQFERRAFVRAAEKTDLGRLLRDMLSQLLGRHHKHLQDHACVDTPDLVKFIRESLYHRRYLIIIDDLWSTSLWNYLRRAFPEDNNSSRIIITSQVEEIASSCCNYHSGSIFKMRHLTTDNSRKLFSRGVLGSKDGFPGHFREISADIINRCGGLPLAIVNAASLLASQLAVMDEQEPWNIYNSLASNLRRNSTTEVTGQILNMSYNNLPHYLKTCLLYLNIYPADYTILKDDLVKQWVAEGFVDVIKDQDLEEIAGNYFDELVERRMVQPVDVYYDNKVISCTVHSMVHDFIAHRSIEDNFIIVLDNSQNSIEISDKVRRLSLHFGNARYAKTPENISFSQVRTLGFFGATRCLPSVAEFKILRVLILYALGEKRGPPVVDLHIIGELHKLRYLKVSCDSRIKLPTRISRLKCLETLEIEAKVTALPSDIVHLPRLLHLRLPDETNLPDGFGKYMTTLVTLVAYLNLSGSSIENVESLVDLINLQDLHLTCCNLQSVQLLWETMNTFGFVIESLVNLKSLSLAVGFLNGTSSTDHFSSATTRMSWQMCTPPPLLQRIDLSPHVCTFSTLPNWIRELGTLCILKIAVRKLGDGDMDVLGGLSALTVLSLHVSDAPEERIIFREAGFPVLSYLKLRCSVANLAFEERAMPRLRRLVLGFRAAGIAEQQPGRTPVGMEHLLSLEVVTARIDASCANEADRMAAESALRNVVKARNLFGGIAPVVNIRWVDRQITSTEESKTVGEDQPADYPTSKNEFSGRRIIESSSLPGRSFTCHNPGMKLHERVPMTPWETVLVLSESCFSMFSGPETGFTSTPAIFIARGAILNNSLEILYNGQHINF encoded by the exons ATGGCGGACAAGTGCTGGATGAAGGAGGTGCGCGAGCTGTCCTACGACATCGAGGATTTCTTGGACGAgatcgccctcgccgccgacgccatgcTCATCGCCGGCAAGGTATCCGAGTTCCGGGAACGCGCGCAGGAGGCgagccaacggcggcggcgcaccaggTACGGCCTCTGCCATCCTACGAGCAGGCGGAGCAGCCGCCGGAGATGTTCCTCGTCGTCCACCaggcggccgccaccgcggttcggcgccgacgtcgacgtcgcggcggcggatgaggtcGCCAGGTGGGTggcgaacgacgacggcgaggaggagcgggggCTGAAGGTGGCGGGCGTCGTCGGAGCCGGTGGGACCGGCAAGACGGCGCTCGCCGGGGAGGTGTACCGGCGGCTGGGAGGGCAGTTCGAGCGCCGGGCGTTCGTACGGGCGGCGGAGAAGACCGACCTGGGGAGGCTTCTCAGGGACATGCTCTCGCAGCTGCTTGGGCGCCATCACAAACACCTGCAGGACCACGCTTGCGTCGACACGCCGGATCTTGTTAAATTCATCAGGGAAAGCTTATATCATCGGag GTACTTAATTATAATCGATGATTTATGGTCGACATCATTGTGGAATTACCTTCGTCGTGCATTCCCAGAAGACAATAATTCTAGCAGAATAATCATAACTAGCCAAGTCGAGGAAATTGCGTCATCATGTTGCAACTATCACTCCGGGTCCATTTTCAAGATGAGACATCTTACTACAGATAACTCAAGGAAACTATTTTCCAGAGGAGTTCTTGGCTCTAAAGATGGTTTCCCTGGGCATTTCAGGGAAATTTCAGCTGATATTATCAACAGATGTGGTGGTTTGCCGCTTGCGATTGTTAATGCAGCTAGCCTATTAGCAAGCCAACTGGCAGTGATGGATGAACAGGAGCCTTGGAACATATACAATTCATTGGCCTCCAATTTGAGAAGAAATTCCACCACAGAAGTGACAGGACAAATACTGAACATGAGCTACAATAATCTGCCTCATTATCTGAAAACATGCTTGCTCTATCTGAATATATATCCCGCGGATTATACGATCTTGAAGGATGATTTGGTGAAGCAATGGGTAGCTGAAGGTTTTGTAGATGTCATAAAAGATCAAGATTTAGAGGAAATTGCAggaaactattttgatgaaCTTGTGGAAAGAAGAATGGTACAACCTGTGGATGTCTACTATGACAATAAGGTGATTTCCTGTACAGTGCATAGCATGGTTCATGATTTTATTGCACACAGGTCCATCGAAGACAACTTCATCATAGTACTAGATAATTCTCAGAACTCGATCGAAATTTCCGACAAGGTTCGTCGACTGTCACTCCATTTCGGAAATGCAAGATATGCAAAGACTCCAGAAAACATCAGCTTTTCACAAGTTCGAACACTTGGATTCTTTGGAGCTACAAGGTGTTTGCCTTCTGTTGCAGAGTTCAAGATTCTTCGGGTTCTAATCCTTTATGCTTTGGGTGAAAAAAGAGGACCACCAGTTGTTGACCTCCATATCATCGGTGAACTGCATAAGCTAAGATATCTGAAGGTTTCATGTGATTCCAGGATTAAGCTGCCGACCCGGATATCAAGGCTAAAATGCTTGGAGACACTTGAGATAGAAGCAAAAGTAACTGCACTTCCATCGGATATAGTTCATCTGCCACGCTTGCTGCACCTCCGTCTTCCTGACGAGACAAATTTGCCAGATGGCTTTGGAAAGTACATGACTACTCTTGTTACACTAGTAGCATATCTTAATCTCAGTGGTAGCAGCATAGAAAATGTTGAGAGCCTTGTTGATCTGATCAATCTTCAGGATCTTCATCTGACCTGCTGTAATTTGCAGTCAGTCCAGCTTCTTTGGGAAACCATGAACACTTTCGGTTTTGTCATCGAGAGCCTTGTCAACCTCAAATCTTTATCTCTAGCTGTTGGCTTCTTGAACGGGACATCATCCACGGATCATTTCAGTTCAGCTACTACAAGAATGTCATGGCAAATGTGCACTCCTCCTCCGTTGCTTCAGAGAATTGATCTGTCACCTCATGTCTGCACATTCTCCACGCTTCCAAACTGGATCAGAGAGCTTGGCACCCTCTGCATTCTGAAGATTGCAGTCAGGAAACTCGGTGATGGCGACATGGATGTTCTTGGTGGATTGTCTGCACTCACCGTACTGTCGCTCCATGTCAGTGACGCCCCTGAAGAAAGGATCATCTTCCGCGAGGCAGGGTTCCCGGTTCTGAGCTACCTCAAGCTCAGATGCAGCGTAGCAAACCTGGCCTTCGAGGAAAGAGCAATGCCGAGGCTCCGGCGGCTCGTCCTCGGCTTCCGTGCCGCCGGCATAGCGGAGCAGCAGCCCGGCCGGACACCTGTTGGGATGGAGCACCTGCTAAGCCTCGAGGTGGTCACTGCACGGATCGATGCTTCCTGTGCAAACGAAGCTGACAGAATGGCTGCTGAATCTGCACTGAGAAACGTTGTTAAAGCTAGGAATTTGTTCGGAGGAATAGCTCCAGTTGTCAACATTCGTTGGGTAGATCGACAAATAACTTCTACCGAGGAATCAAAGACAGTAGGTGAAGATCAACCAGCAGATTATCCAACTTCAAAGAACGAATTCAGCGGCCGCAG GATTATTGAGTCGTCCAGTCTGCCTGGGAGATCCTTCACATGCCACAATCCAG GAATGAAATTGCATGAACGAGTGCCCATGACCCCCTGGGAAACAGTATTGGTGTTGTCTGAAAGCTGCTTCTCAATGTTTTCTGGTCCAGAAACTGGGTTCACTTCAACGCCTGCAATTTTCATCGCACGGGGAGCTATTCTAAACAATTCTCTAGAAATTCTATATAATGGACaacatataaatttttga